In one window of Pseudomonas benzenivorans DNA:
- a CDS encoding MarR family winged helix-turn-helix transcriptional regulator, with protein MIPSASTPEGSLRLDDQLCFKLYAASRAVIRAYKPMLERLHLTYPQYLAMLVLWEWQEQPPGQPTVKALGERLMLDSGTLTPLLKRLEQLGLLVRRRSVEDEREVHLALTPAGSALRDRVVPLKRQLLCERGVDLDELAELREQVGRLLDRFIGLS; from the coding sequence ATGATCCCCTCGGCATCGACGCCGGAGGGTTCGCTACGGCTGGACGATCAGTTGTGCTTCAAGCTCTACGCGGCCTCGCGGGCGGTGATTCGCGCCTACAAGCCGATGCTCGAGCGGCTGCACCTGACCTACCCGCAATACCTGGCGATGCTGGTGTTGTGGGAGTGGCAGGAGCAGCCTCCGGGACAGCCCACGGTCAAGGCCCTGGGCGAACGTCTGATGCTCGACTCGGGCACCTTGACGCCGCTGCTCAAGCGTCTCGAGCAGTTGGGTTTGCTGGTGCGCCGACGCTCGGTCGAGGACGAGCGCGAGGTGCATCTGGCCCTGACCCCGGCCGGCAGCGCCCTGCGCGATCGAGTCGTGCCGCTGAAGCGGCAGTTGCTCTGTGAGCGGGGCGTCGACCTGGACGAGCTGGCCGAGCTGCGTGAGCAGGTCGGACGCTTGCTCGATCGCTTCATTGGACTGAGCTGA
- the msrB gene encoding peptide-methionine (R)-S-oxide reductase MsrB: MDKLEKPLEAWREELSQEQYQVCRLGGTERAFTGEYHDSKTPGTYHCACCGTALFDSDAKYDSGSGWPSYFQPVNKDAIASRDDFSHGMHRIEVKCSRCDAHLGHVFPDGPKPTGLRYCINSVSLKLVPRG; encoded by the coding sequence GTGGACAAGCTGGAAAAACCCCTGGAGGCCTGGCGCGAAGAACTGTCGCAGGAGCAGTACCAAGTCTGCCGGTTGGGCGGCACCGAGCGTGCCTTCACCGGCGAATACCATGACAGCAAGACGCCGGGCACTTACCACTGCGCCTGTTGCGGTACGGCGCTGTTCGATTCCGATGCCAAGTACGACTCGGGCAGCGGCTGGCCCAGTTATTTCCAGCCGGTGAATAAGGATGCGATCGCCAGTCGGGATGACTTCAGTCATGGCATGCACCGCATCGAGGTCAAGTGTTCCCGTTGCGATGCCCACCTGGGCCATGTGTTCCCCGACGGTCCCAAGCCGACCGGCCTGCGGTATTGCATCAATTCGGTGTCGCTCAAGCTGGTGCCGCGCGGCTGA
- a CDS encoding glutathione peroxidase yields MSNSLIDIPCTTIKGEQKTLADFGAKAVLVVNTASKCGFTPQYQGLESLWQQYKERGLVVLGFPCNQFGKQEPGDEGAISEFCELNFGVSFPLFKKVEVNGADAHPLFVQLKKRAPGLLGSQGIKWNFTKFLLSGDGRLVKRFAPATKPEDLSAEIEALLK; encoded by the coding sequence ATGAGCAACTCATTGATCGACATTCCCTGCACCACCATCAAGGGCGAGCAGAAAACCCTCGCCGACTTCGGCGCCAAGGCCGTGTTGGTGGTCAATACAGCCAGCAAGTGCGGTTTCACCCCGCAGTACCAGGGCCTGGAAAGCCTGTGGCAGCAGTACAAGGAACGGGGACTGGTGGTGCTGGGCTTTCCCTGCAACCAGTTCGGCAAGCAGGAGCCGGGCGACGAAGGGGCGATCTCCGAGTTCTGCGAGCTGAATTTCGGCGTGAGTTTCCCGCTGTTCAAGAAGGTGGAGGTCAATGGCGCCGACGCCCATCCATTGTTCGTGCAGCTGAAGAAGCGCGCACCGGGCCTGCTCGGTAGCCAGGGCATCAAGTGGAACTTCACCAAGTTCCTGCTCAGCGGCGACGGCCGGCTGGTCAAGCGCTTCGCGCCGGCCACCAAGCCGGAGGACCTGAGCGCCGAGATCGAAGCGCTGCTCAAATGA
- a CDS encoding glutathione S-transferase family protein: MSLTLYGAPLSPFVRKVRLYLQEKDLDYQLEIVLPFGQPAWYYDLNPLGRIPSLRDGDFSLADSSVICQYLEDKHPEHASLLGDDAEQRARVRWLEKYADYELAPLCTFGVFRNRVLKPSMGQACDEAAVQTALETKLPPHFDYLEQHLGAADFLVGDRLSLADLALCCQLINMEHGGEPLDARRWPNLAGLYARLKARPSVQAVLPGEQKMLAKMGGKP, translated from the coding sequence ATGAGCCTGACGCTATACGGCGCCCCCCTCTCGCCTTTCGTACGCAAGGTTCGCCTGTATCTGCAGGAGAAGGACCTGGACTACCAGTTGGAGATCGTCCTGCCCTTCGGCCAGCCGGCCTGGTACTACGACCTCAACCCGCTCGGGCGCATTCCCTCGCTCAGGGATGGTGACTTCAGCCTCGCCGACTCCAGCGTCATCTGCCAGTACCTGGAGGACAAACACCCCGAACACGCCAGCCTGTTAGGCGACGACGCCGAACAGCGCGCACGGGTGCGCTGGCTGGAGAAGTACGCGGACTACGAGCTGGCGCCGCTGTGCACCTTCGGCGTATTCCGTAACCGGGTGCTCAAGCCGAGCATGGGACAAGCCTGCGACGAGGCCGCCGTGCAGACGGCACTGGAAACCAAACTGCCACCCCACTTCGACTATCTGGAACAGCATCTCGGCGCCGCCGACTTCCTCGTCGGCGATCGCCTGAGCCTGGCCGACCTCGCACTCTGCTGCCAGCTGATCAACATGGAACATGGCGGCGAGCCGCTCGACGCGCGGCGCTGGCCGAACCTGGCCGGACTCTATGCCCGCCTCAAGGCGCGCCCGTCGGTGCAGGCGGTACTGCCCGGCGAGCAGAAGATGCTCGCCAAGATGGGAGGCAAGCCCTGA
- a CDS encoding hybrid sensor histidine kinase/response regulator: protein MDIPLTQRLSFKQAGLTVLVAFILGTVLSLVQVGIDYASEDASINREIRALMEISHNPAARIAYNIDAELAQELVFGLLRSPAVIGARIIDNSGLTLASVSQPASKSRYRVLSDFLFGARRQFESSLFVSHAPDEALGVLHLEVDTYSFGSHFLRRSMLTLLAGFARSLLLSLILLVLFYFTLTKPLVEVSRALSERDPNTPNRKRLPCPPGHERDEIGTLIAVTNQQFASIASEIEQRRAAEDRLTQYLAELENIVSARTAELKAANARLLESNRELGQAQRTAEDMAQARSAFLANMSHEIRTPLNGLLGMLGLSLDGPLSNEQRQQLSIAHDSGKVLVELLNDILDLSKFEAGQLELESIPFDLASLVEDTASLLSQNAAPNVELTCLIDPRLPAQVLGDPTRVRQVVSNLLSNALKFTRLGRVDVRVDSHPDGVRISVRDTGIGIAEDAQARIFQPFAQAGAGITRQFGGTGLGLALARRLCEAMQGQLQLESQEGLGSRFCASLPLPSHLPAPAPTQLRGQVIALSSSNSGLSELLGTLLPTWGLDYRRLDTDASLAGIAADLLISDCPECLFGRRPACATPILLVTAYGNFLPGEQALALAPIEQLARPLSRQALLQAVTRCLGQMPASTPAPVEITQASDRQARVLLVEDNPVNQLVAKGMLTKLGYEVVLANHGAEALNQLGQHAIDLVLMDCNMPVMDGYEASRRIRQDGSHTALPIIALTANALPDERERCRVAGMNDYLAKPFRREELAALLDQWLPVSSVQ from the coding sequence ATGGACATACCGCTCACCCAACGCTTGTCGTTCAAGCAGGCCGGCCTGACCGTATTGGTGGCGTTCATCCTGGGCACCGTTCTCAGCCTGGTCCAAGTGGGCATCGATTATGCCAGCGAAGACGCCTCCATCAACCGCGAGATCCGCGCGCTCATGGAGATCAGTCACAACCCGGCCGCGCGCATCGCCTACAACATAGACGCCGAGCTGGCCCAGGAGCTGGTGTTCGGCCTGCTACGCTCACCGGCGGTGATCGGTGCGAGGATCATCGACAACAGCGGCCTGACCCTGGCCAGCGTCAGCCAGCCGGCCAGCAAGAGTCGCTACCGCGTGCTCAGCGACTTCCTGTTCGGCGCACGGCGTCAGTTCGAGAGCTCGCTGTTCGTCAGCCATGCCCCCGACGAGGCCCTCGGCGTGCTGCACCTGGAGGTCGACACCTACTCCTTCGGTAGCCACTTCCTGCGCCGCTCCATGCTCACCCTGCTGGCTGGCTTCGCCCGCAGCCTGCTGCTCTCGCTGATTCTCCTGGTGCTGTTCTATTTCACCCTGACCAAGCCGCTGGTGGAGGTGAGCCGCGCCCTCAGCGAGCGCGACCCGAACACCCCTAATCGCAAGCGACTGCCCTGCCCGCCCGGCCATGAACGCGACGAGATCGGCACCCTGATCGCCGTCACCAACCAGCAGTTCGCCAGTATCGCCTCGGAGATCGAGCAACGCCGCGCGGCGGAAGATCGCCTGACCCAGTACCTGGCCGAGCTGGAGAACATCGTCTCGGCCCGCACCGCGGAGTTGAAAGCCGCCAACGCCCGCCTGCTCGAATCCAACCGGGAGCTGGGACAGGCGCAGCGCACCGCAGAGGACATGGCCCAGGCCCGCTCGGCATTCCTGGCCAACATGAGCCACGAGATCCGCACGCCGCTCAACGGTCTGCTCGGCATGCTCGGGCTGTCCCTCGACGGCCCGCTGAGCAACGAACAGCGGCAACAGCTGTCGATAGCCCACGACTCCGGCAAGGTGCTGGTGGAGCTGCTCAACGACATCCTCGACCTGTCTAAATTCGAGGCCGGCCAACTGGAGTTGGAGAGCATCCCCTTCGATCTCGCCAGCCTGGTCGAAGACACCGCCAGTCTGCTGTCGCAGAACGCGGCGCCAAACGTCGAGCTGACCTGCCTGATCGACCCGCGGCTGCCCGCCCAGGTGCTCGGCGATCCGACGCGGGTGCGGCAGGTCGTCAGCAACCTGTTGTCCAACGCCCTGAAGTTCACCCGCCTGGGCCGCGTGGATGTGCGCGTCGACAGCCATCCAGACGGAGTACGGATCAGCGTGCGCGACACCGGCATCGGCATCGCCGAGGACGCCCAGGCGCGCATCTTCCAGCCCTTCGCCCAAGCCGGCGCCGGCATCACCCGCCAGTTCGGCGGCACGGGCCTGGGCCTGGCCCTGGCCCGCCGACTCTGCGAGGCCATGCAGGGCCAGCTGCAACTGGAGTCCCAGGAGGGCCTCGGCAGCCGCTTCTGCGCCAGCCTGCCGCTGCCGAGCCACCTGCCCGCGCCAGCGCCAACGCAGCTGCGCGGACAGGTGATCGCCCTCAGCTCCAGCAACTCCGGCCTGAGCGAGCTGCTCGGCACCCTGCTGCCCACCTGGGGGCTCGACTACCGGCGCCTGGATACCGACGCCAGCCTGGCCGGCATCGCGGCCGACCTGCTGATCAGCGATTGCCCCGAGTGCCTGTTCGGTCGCCGCCCGGCCTGCGCCACACCGATCCTGCTGGTCACCGCCTACGGCAACTTCCTGCCCGGCGAACAAGCCCTGGCCCTGGCGCCTATCGAGCAACTGGCGCGTCCACTGTCGCGCCAAGCCCTGCTCCAAGCGGTGACTCGCTGCCTTGGCCAGATGCCAGCCAGCACGCCCGCTCCCGTCGAGATCACCCAGGCGAGCGATCGTCAGGCACGGGTGCTGCTGGTCGAGGACAACCCGGTCAACCAACTGGTCGCCAAAGGCATGCTGACCAAGCTCGGCTACGAGGTGGTGCTGGCCAATCACGGCGCCGAAGCGCTCAACCAGCTGGGGCAGCATGCAATCGACCTGGTGCTGATGGACTGCAACATGCCGGTGATGGACGGCTACGAGGCCAGTCGGCGAATCCGCCAGGACGGCAGCCACACGGCGCTGCCGATCATCGCCCTGACCGCCAACGCCCTGCCCGATGAACGCGAACGCTGCCGCGTGGCGGGCATGAACGACTACCTGGCCAAGCCGTTCCGCCGCGAGGAACTGGCCGCGCTGCTCGACCAGTGGCTGCCGGTCAGCTCAGTCCAATGA
- a CDS encoding ATP-binding protein, translating to MDSRLQAFLQRAEAVLTRIEPYLPAQRAAIDWQQSLAARWHREGRGGYLQPLRISLDLSLGDLIGVDAQREQLARNTRQFVQGLPANHALLWGARGTGKSSLVRALLAEHAAAGLRLIEIERDHLADLPRVVEELAKLPQRFVLFCDDLSFEAGEGDYRVLKSVLDGSLERAPENVLLYATSNRRHLLPEKQSDNEHWQRVDGELHPNEAVEDKIALSDRFGLWLSFYPFTQEHFLAVVRHWIEVQAAEAELEWQWGEELEKAAIRWALGRGNRNGRCAYQFARHWVGLELLGAQA from the coding sequence GTGGATTCCCGTTTACAGGCTTTTCTCCAGCGGGCCGAGGCCGTGCTCACCCGTATCGAGCCCTACCTTCCGGCTCAGCGCGCGGCCATCGACTGGCAGCAGAGTCTGGCCGCCCGCTGGCATCGAGAGGGCCGTGGCGGCTACCTGCAGCCGCTGCGGATCAGCCTCGACCTCAGCCTGGGCGACCTGATCGGGGTGGATGCCCAGCGCGAGCAGTTGGCGCGCAATACCCGTCAGTTCGTCCAGGGCCTGCCGGCCAATCACGCCCTGCTCTGGGGCGCGCGGGGCACCGGCAAGTCGTCCCTGGTCCGTGCGTTGCTGGCCGAGCATGCGGCGGCCGGCCTGCGGCTGATCGAGATCGAGCGCGATCACCTGGCGGACCTGCCACGGGTGGTCGAAGAGCTTGCCAAGTTGCCGCAACGCTTCGTGCTGTTCTGCGACGACCTGTCGTTCGAGGCCGGCGAGGGCGATTACCGGGTGCTCAAGAGCGTGCTGGACGGCTCGCTGGAGCGCGCCCCGGAGAATGTGCTGCTGTACGCCACTTCGAATCGTCGCCATCTGTTGCCGGAGAAGCAGAGCGATAACGAGCACTGGCAGCGGGTCGACGGCGAGCTGCATCCGAATGAGGCGGTGGAGGACAAGATCGCCTTGTCGGACCGCTTCGGCCTGTGGCTGTCCTTCTACCCCTTCACCCAGGAGCACTTCCTGGCGGTGGTGCGCCACTGGATCGAGGTGCAGGCCGCCGAGGCCGAGCTGGAGTGGCAGTGGGGCGAAGAGCTGGAGAAGGCGGCAATCCGTTGGGCGCTGGGGCGCGGCAACCGCAATGGTCGCTGTGCCTACCAGTTCGCCAGGCACTGGGTGGGGCTCGAGCTCCTGGGGGCGCAGGCATGA
- a CDS encoding GAF domain-containing protein, with protein sequence MIELRDVGSGLEGYPLLEAQLAALLAGERDFIANAAQFSAFLFQELADLNWAGFYLARGEQLVLGPFQGKVACVRIPFGRGVCGAAAASRQSQRVEDVHAFVGHIACDSASASELVVPLLKDGRLIGVLDLDSPSRGRFGVEDQAGIERLVEVFLGLTDC encoded by the coding sequence ATGATCGAACTACGGGATGTCGGGTCGGGGCTCGAGGGCTACCCGCTGCTGGAGGCGCAGCTGGCGGCGCTGCTGGCCGGCGAGCGGGACTTCATCGCCAACGCCGCGCAGTTCTCCGCTTTCCTGTTCCAGGAGCTGGCCGACCTCAACTGGGCCGGTTTCTACCTGGCCCGTGGCGAGCAGCTGGTGCTGGGGCCATTCCAGGGCAAGGTGGCCTGCGTGCGCATCCCCTTCGGCCGTGGCGTCTGTGGTGCGGCGGCGGCCAGTCGGCAAAGCCAGCGGGTGGAGGATGTGCACGCCTTCGTCGGGCATATCGCCTGCGACAGCGCTTCCGCGAGCGAGCTGGTGGTGCCGTTGCTCAAGGATGGGCGCTTGATCGGGGTGCTGGATCTGGACAGCCCGAGCCGCGGCCGTTTCGGCGTGGAGGATCAAGCCGGTATCGAGCGGCTGGTCGAGGTGTTTCTCGGGCTGACCGACTGCTGA